Genomic DNA from Methanofollis sp. W23:
CGGCCGGGTGCACCGTGCCTCCCTGTAGCGTCGGATCGGGAAATGTGATCTCAGAGACGCGAGACCTCGGGACATTTCATAGCGTAGAACTCAACACCTTTGCAACGGTGTTGGTGATGCAGGGCACGCCAGGGGCGGTGAAGATCGAGGCCGAGGACAATATCATGCCTCTGCTCAGGACCAGGGTCTCCGACGGCGTGCTGGTCATCGACCACGACGCTGTCTGTGTGGAGAACACCACGCCGGTCGTCGTCAGGGTGGCGATGGACGAGGTCCGTGGGCTTGCAGTGAATGGGGCCGGGTCGGTCCTCGGGGAGAACGAGATCGTCGCGGACCGTCTGTCGACGGCGGTCGGCGGGTCGGGCGCCCTCGACCTTGACGTGAACGTGAGCACGCTCGAGAGCGTGATCTCGGGGTCGGGCAAGACCAGGTATGCCGGGACGGCGGCCGAACATAATGTCGTGATCACCGGGTCTGGCACGGTCAAGGGCTTCGACCTCGCGACTGATCGGACGAACCTCGTGATCAGTGGTTCGGGGAGGGCCGAGGTGCTCGCCACCGAGGCGCTTGACGTCCAGATCACAGGGAACGGGATCGTCACCTATCGCGGCGACCCGGCGGTGACCCAGGTGATCACGGGATCAGGAAGCCTGACCAAGGAGGAGTGAAGACTCTCGCGCAAAAAAGATCTGGAGGGCGAGGCTCAGACCTCGACCCGCCTGACCACCTGCTGCTCCTCGTCGATCTCGAAGTCGCAGAAGACGGTCGGGACCTGTTCCTGAAAGACACGGAGGAGTGCGATGGCGAGCGCCCTGATCTCCCACTGTGCCCCGCGGCTCCCGCGCAGCCCGACGATGTGGCGCCACTCGCGCATGTTGGCGCTGACGACCATCTCGGTCTCGGTGGCGTTGGGGAGGACGAAGCGGGCGTCTTCCCTCCGTACGCCGAGGTCGGCGAGCGCCTTGTAGGTCTTGCGCGTCTGTGCAAGATACGTGCTATAGAGGGCATGCGCCTCCTCGTTCTCCGCGATCGACGTCGGTTCGACGGCTGGGAAGTCGTCTTCCGAGACATAACGCTGCGACTGCTGGGTGATGGCGCAGAGGCGGTGGCGGACCAGTTGGTGGGAACAGGCGCGAGAGATCCCAGAGATCCGGAACGTCGCGTAGGCGTGTTCGAGCACTGACTCGTGCCCGTTTCTCACGATCATCCTGATAAATTTCTTTTCACTGCCTGGAGCCTGGCGGTCGAAGGAGCGGTATGCGGTGCGTCCGGCGCTCTCGATCAACCGTTCGGCGTCAGGGGTGATGGCAAGGAGTTCTACCTTCATCGACACACTGATCGGGTATGGTCCAGGGTCAATATAGTATTGTGGGCTCTGAGGGGGCCATGGTCTTGAGAGAGTGATAGAGGTCGATCTCTCCTCCTGTTCTCATATGAACAGAGTGCTCCGTAGAATAGGGTATGAACCTTGGGCTCGGGCATATGGGATGAACATTTCTCGTCGCGTGCGTTCTCTCTTTCCTGGATTGGGAAATCGGTGGGGGTTTTGTTCAATGGCCGCCCCTATCATGCCGGGCGGCACGTCCCCTGAGGGGAGATATCCAGGGGAATTTTACAGAGCCGATTTTTGTCCCGAGGTGAACAGCGGCATGGGATGACCTGGCCGGCGGCACCGGGGCCATCATGGCGCTGCGTCCCCGCACACAAGGGACACCCATTATGCCTCCGCCACGAGATCTCTCTACCATGATCACCATCACCTGCGCTGCCTGCGGCCGTAAATTGTTCAGGTACCAGAAGATCGGAAAAGGAAAACTCCTCCACTGCTGGAAGACCAGGATCTCGTCTGACTATACGATCAGAGACGGTGATCAGGTCTACTGCCCGTGTGGCCACCATATTGGGGTCGTGGAGGGGCCATGGATCAATCTGCATGGGGGATCGTTTACCGTGCGGGGGTCGGCGTTGAAATAATAAACTTCGCCTGGTTCTGGAGAGTCCCTCACCATTCCCAGGCACGGGCGTGAATCAACCACTTTCCGGTCGCACCGCAAAGATCAGGGATACGTGGAAGAAACCCGCCCACCCTGTCTAGAAAATGTTTCGCATTTATGATGCACAGAAAAAAAATATCCTGGTTCTGTAGACCCCCTCATCAAGTCCTGGTTGAGCGTGACTCAATCGCCTTCCGATATCTTTGGGCGGGGGGCTCTTCGAAAGACTCTCGTCTTCTCATCTTCGCTCTGCTCACATATCGAAGATCAAAGATCTTCCTGTCATCAGGAATCTTTGATTTCCTCTGTTCTCGAACTCGTTGTCATTCGTTTCCTTTGGGCTCCCG
This window encodes:
- the thyX gene encoding FAD-dependent thymidylate synthase encodes the protein MKVELLAITPDAERLIESAGRTAYRSFDRQAPGSEKKFIRMIVRNGHESVLEHAYATFRISGISRACSHQLVRHRLCAITQQSQRYVSEDDFPAVEPTSIAENEEAHALYSTYLAQTRKTYKALADLGVRREDARFVLPNATETEMVVSANMREWRHIVGLRGSRGAQWEIRALAIALLRVFQEQVPTVFCDFEIDEEQQVVRRVEV
- a CDS encoding head GIN domain-containing protein; its protein translation is MSPLTRYLPGAVVLLVLVLTAGCTVPPCSVGSGNVISETRDLGTFHSVELNTFATVLVMQGTPGAVKIEAEDNIMPLLRTRVSDGVLVIDHDAVCVENTTPVVVRVAMDEVRGLAVNGAGSVLGENEIVADRLSTAVGGSGALDLDVNVSTLESVISGSGKTRYAGTAAEHNVVITGSGTVKGFDLATDRTNLVISGSGRAEVLATEALDVQITGNGIVTYRGDPAVTQVITGSGSLTKEE